In Humulus lupulus chromosome 7, drHumLupu1.1, whole genome shotgun sequence, the following are encoded in one genomic region:
- the LOC133790656 gene encoding probable inactive ATP-dependent zinc metalloprotease FTSHI 5, chloroplastic yields MDAILASRLLPTHFPPLFSSPHLNSSLPPFSRTRRIRIQSFASKLPKPQLIFFPNVYKFAAFSSIEACCSSPCSEPVVNEERVASSILHSPEPDGRLLKCVAKQIVLALFCFAIGFAPIRGIRVSAIAAPVAEVLDKRVKMNEKEKEKGNEASSRSHEYADCTRRLLETVSFLLRSIEEARKGNGDLKQVEAAWKVVKAKKEELQDGIMNGLHAEVMELKREKEKLEKRSEDIVDAVAKTRKEYDKTVGNVGKELGDMSGRLEGSLKRLEQEYNSIWERVGEIEDMILRKETVAMSFGVRELCFIERECEQLVQGFAREMRRKGMDSVPKRPVTKLSKSDIQKDLESVQRKHLEQIILPSVLEVDLGSYFDNDSSDFAQRIKQGLRESREMQKYIEARIRKDMKKFGDEKRFVVLTPEDEVVKGFPEIEMKWMFGDKEVMVPKAISLHLYHGWKKWREEAKAELKKKLLENVEFGKEYVAEKQEHILLDRDRVMSKTWYNEEKKRWEMDPIAVPFAVTKKLVEHARIRHDWAVMYVAIKGDDKDYFVDIKEFDMLYEDFGGFDGLYMKMLANGIPTTVHLMWIPFSELNFQQQFLLTLRLSQQCFKALWKTEIVSYARSWVVTNFTEANDDIMMAIVFPVLDFVIPYPVRIKLGMAWPEEIDQAVDSTWYLKWQSEAEKSYKSRKRDDFQWFFMFAIRTVIYGYILYHVLLFLKRRIPVVLGFGPYRKDPNLRKLGRMKYYLKYRKRRIKQRKQAGFDPITRAFDQMKRVKNPPIPLKDFASVESMREEMNEVVKFLQNPRAFQEMGARAPRGVLIVGERGTGKTSLALAIAAEAKVPVVEVKAQELEAGLWVGQSASNVRELFQTARDLAPVIIFVEDFDLFAGVRGTYIHTKNQDHEAFINQLLVELDGFEKQDGVVLMATTRNLQQVDEALQRPGRMDRIFHLQRPTQAERERILQIAAKESMDTELIDFVDWKKVAEKTSLLRPIELKLVPVALEGSAFRSKFLDTDELMSYCGWFATFSGFIPNWVRRTKVSKKLSKMLVNHLGLTLTKEDLQNVVELMEPYGQISNGIEFLSPPIDWTREAKFPHAVWAAGRSLITILLPNFDVVDNLWLEPLSWEGIGCTKITKARNKGSTNGNSESRSYLEKKLVFCFGSHIASQMLLPFGEENFLSSSELQQAQEIATRMVIQYGWGPDDSPAIYYHSNAETALSMGNKHEYEMATKIEKMYDSAYYKAKEMLQRNRQVLEKIVEELLEFEILTGKDLETILEDNGGIREKEPFFLSKVQVVEPSSSNFLDEGTTLATALLSEAS; encoded by the exons ATGGACGCCATTCTCGCCTCTCGTCTTCTCCCCACTCACTTTCCTCCTCTCTTCTCATCTCCGCATCTAAATTCATCACTCCCGCCATTTTCAAGAACCCGCCGTATTAGAATTCAGAGTTTCGCTTCCAAATTACCGAAGCCTCAACTAATTTTCTTTCCAAATGTGTATAAATTTGCTGCATTTAGCTCCATAGAGGCTTGCTGTAGCTCACCGTGCTCCGAACCGGTAGTGAACGAGGAACGTGTTGCTTCTTCTATCCTGCATTCTCCGGAGCCAGATGGAAGACTGCTTAAATGTGTCGCAAAGCAAATAGTTTTGGCTTTGTTTTGTTTCGCAATCGGTTTCGCTCCAATTCGGGGGATTCGCGTGTCTGCCATTGCAGCTCCGGTTGCGGAGGTTTTGGATAAGAGGGTGAAGATGAAtgaaaaagagaaagagaaagggaatGAGGCGAGTTCGAGGAGTCATGAGTATGCAGATTGTACGCGGAGATTACTAGAAACGGTGTCGTTTCTGTTGAGAAGTATAGAAGAGGCGAGGAAAGGAAATGGGGATTTGAAGCAAGTCGAGGCGGCGTGGAAGGTGGTGAAGGCGAAGAAGGAGGAGTTGCAGGATGGAATCATGAATGGGCTTCATGCGGAGGTGATGGAATTGAAGAGAGAAAAGGAGAAGTTGGAGAAGCGGTCGGAGGATATTGTGGATGCTGTGGCGAAAACGAGGAAAGAATACGACAAGACGGTGGGGAATGTGGGTAAAGAATTGGGGGATATGAGTGGGAGGTTGGAGGGGAGCTTAAAACGGCTGGAGCAAGAGTATAATTCTATATGGGAAAGAGTTGGGGAGATTGAGGATATGATATTGAGGAAAGAGACCGTGGCAATGAGTTTTGGGGTGAGGGAGCTTTGTTTCATTGAGAGGGAGTGTGAGCAATTGGTTCAAGGCTTTGCTCGGGAAATGAGACGAAAGGGTATGGACAG TGTGCCAAAACGCCCAGTCACCAAACTTTCTAAATCTGATATTCAGAAAGATTTAGAAAGCGTGCAAAGAAAACATTTGGAACAAATTATTTTGCCAAGTGTCTTGGAAGTTGATCTTGGATCATATTTCGACAACGATTCTAGTGATTTTGCTCAACGTATAAAACAAGGACTTAGAGAGTCAAGGGAGATGCAGAAGTATATAGAGGCTCGTATTAGAAAAGATATGAAGAAATTTGGTGATGAAAAGCGTTTTGTTGTGCTTACACCAGAAGATGAGGTGGTGAAGGGTTTTCCTGAAATTGAGATGAAGTGGATGTTTGGAGACAAAGAAGTAATGGTTCCTAAAGCTATTAGCCTTCATTTGTATCATGGGTGGAAGAAATGGCGTGAAGAAGCCAAGGCAGAACTTAAAAAAAAGTTGTTAGAAAATGTTGAGTTTGGTAAAGAGTATGTAGCCGAAAAACAG GAACATATTCTTCTGGATCGAGATAGAGTAATGTCGAAGACTTGGTACAATGAGGAGAAAAAGAGGTGGGAGATGGATCCAATTGCTGTTCCTTTTGCTGTGACAAAGAAACTTGTAGAGCATGCTCGGATTAGGCATGATTGGGCTGTTATGTATGTTGCGATAAAGGGGGATGACAAAGATTATTTTGTTGACATTAAG GAATTTGATATGCTATATGAAGATTTTGGAGGGTTCGATGGGCTGTATATGAAAATGCTCGCCAATGGTATTCCAACTACTGTTCACCTGATGTGGATCCCTTTCTCAGAGTTGAATTTTCAACAACAGTTTCTCTTGACACTAAGGCTGTCTCAACAATGCTTCAAGGCTTTATGGAAGACAGAGATAGTTTCATATGCAAGAAGTTGGGTTGTTACGAACTTTACAGAAGCAAATGATGACATAATGATGGCAATTGTGTTCCCTGTATTGGATTTTGTGATCCCTTACCCT GTAAGAATAAAGCTGGGAATGGCATGGCCTGAGGAAATAGATCAAGCTGTTGATTCAACATGGTACTTGAAATGGCAATCTGAGGCAGAAAAGAGTTACAAATCGAGAAAGAGAGATGATTTCCAATGGTTTTTTATGTTTGCTATAAGAACTGTTATATATGGATATATCTTGTATCATGTCCTTCTATTTCTGAAAAGAAGAATTCCGGTAGTTCTTGGTTTTGGGCCATATAGAAAAGATCCAAACTTGCGGAAGTTAGGGAGAATG AAATATTATCTCAAATATAGAAAGAGGAGAATTAAACAGAGAAAGCAGGCTGGGTTTGATCCTATAACTCGAGCTTTTGATCAAATGAAG AGAGTGAAGAATCCACCAATACCTTTGAAGGACTTTGCCAGTGTTGAGTCTATGAGAGAGGAAATGAATGAAGTTGTGAAATTTCTTCAGAATCCTCGTGCATTTCAGGAGATGGGTGCTCGTGCACCTCGG GGAGTTCTTATCGTTGGTGAGAGAGGCACAGGAAAGACATCTCTAGCATTGGCTATAGCAGCAGAAGCTAAGGTTCCTGTTGTTGAAGTTAAAGCTCAAGAGTTGGAAGCAGGATTATGGGTTGGGCAAAGTGCATCAAATGTTAGGGAGCTATTTCAAACCGCAAGGGATCTG GCACCTGTAATCATATTTGTGGAGGATTTTGACCTTTTTGCTGGTGTTCGCGGCACATATATTCACACTAAAAATCAGGATCACGAGGCTTTCATTAATCAACTTCTTGTGGAGCTTGATGG gTTTGAAAAACAAGATGGGGTTGTTTTGATGGCTACTACTAGAAATCTCCAACAAGTTGACGAGGCCTTGCAGCGGCCTGGTCGGATGGATAGAATATTTCATCTTCAAAGACCAACCCAAGCAGAAAGAGAGAGAATATTACAGATTGCTGCAAAAGAGAGTATGGACACTGAGCTGATTGACTTTGTAGACTGGAAAAAG GTTGCTGAGAAAACATCTCTTTTACGACCTATAGAGTTAAAACTTGTCCCAGTGGCTTTGGAAGGAAGTGCTTTCCGGAGCAAATTTCTTGACACAGATGAACTTATGAGCTACTGTGGTTGGTTTGCG ACTTTCAGTGGATTTATACCTAATTGGGTGCGAAGAACCAAAGTTTCGAAGAAGCTAAGCAAAATGCTGGTGAATCATCTTGGGCTTACATTGACTAAAGAAGATCTGCAAAATGTGGTTGAACTAATGGAACCATATGGTCAGATAAGCAATGGAATAGAATTTCTCAGCCCCCCAATTGAT TGGACGAGGGAAGCTAAGTTTCCACATGCTGTTTGGGCTGCCGGGCGCAGCCTGATTACTATTctacttccgaactttgatgttGTAGATAATCTATGGCTGGAACCATTGTCTTGGGAG GGAATTGGGTGTACAAAGATCACCAAAGCAAGAAATAAAGGCTCCACCAATGGGAATTCTGAGTCAAGATCGTACCTTGAAAAGAAgcttgtattttgttttgggtCACATATTGCATCTCAAATGCTACTTCCTTTTGGAGAGGAGAATTTTCTGTCTTCCTCAGAACTTCAGCAAGCACAGGAG ATAGCTACAAGAATGGTTATTCAATATGGATGGGGACCTGATGATAGTCCTGCAATTTACTATCACAGTAACGCG GAAACAGCACTAAGTATGGGAAACAAACATGAGTACGAGATGGCAACAAAAATTGAAAAG ATGTACGATTCAGCATATTACAAGGCAAAAGAAATGCTTCAGAGAAATCGTCAGGTTCTTGAGAAGATCGTTGAAGAGTTACTGGAATTTGAAATCTTGACTGGAAAG GATTTGGAAACAATACTCGAAGATAATGGTGGGATTAGAGAGAAAGAACCCTTTTTTCTTTCTAAAGTTCAAGTAGTAGAG CCGTCATCTAGCAACTTTCTTGACGAAGGAACTACTTTGGCAACGGCGCTTCTAAGTGAAGCATCATAA